A DNA window from Dunckerocampus dactyliophorus isolate RoL2022-P2 chromosome 17, RoL_Ddac_1.1, whole genome shotgun sequence contains the following coding sequences:
- the ugcg gene encoding ceramide glucosyltransferase — protein MALVEFVMQGLAVLGFLLFVVLWLMHFMSIIYVRLHLCKKRSEVKQPFVQTAGVSLLKPLKGVDSNLISNLETFFTLDYPKYELLMCVQDQDDPAVDVCKKLLGKYPNVDARLFIGGKKVGINPKINNLMPGYEGAKYGLVWICDSGIRVKADTLTDLTNQMTEKVGLVHGLPYVADRQGFAATLEQVYFGTSHPRSYISANVTGIKCVTGMSCLMRKDVLDQAGGLVAFAQYIAEDYFMAKAIADRGWKFSMATQVALQNSGSYSIGQFQSRLIRWTKLRINMLPGTVLEPISECFLASLIIGWAAHHVFRWDMMVFFMCHCLAWFLADYVQLTGVQGGPPSFSKLDFAVAWFIRESMAVQIFLSALWDPTISWRTGRYRLRCGGTAEEILDV, from the exons ATGGCCCTGGTGGAGTTCGTCATGCAGGGCCTGGCCGTGTTGGGCTTCTTGTTGTTCGTCGTCCTGTGGCTCATGCACTTTATGTCCATCATCTACGT GCGCCTCCACCTTTGCAAGAAGAGGTCAGAGGTGAAACAGCCGTTTGTGCAAACGGCGGGAGTTTCTCTGCTGAAGCCGCTGAAGGGCGTGGACTCCAACCTAATCTCCAACCTGGAGACCTTCTTCACGCTGGATTACCCCAAG TACGAGCTCCTCATGTGCGTTCAGGACCAAGACGATCCGGCCGTGGACGTTTGTAAGAAGCTTTTAGGGAAGTATCCCAACGTGGACGCCCGACTCTTCATCG GCGGCAAGAAGGTGGGAATCAATCCAAAGATCAACAACCTGATGCCGGGCTACGAAGGCGCCAAGTACGGTCTGGTGTGGATCTGCGACAGCGGCATCCGAG tcaAAGCAGACACGCTGACAGATCTGACCAATCAGATGACAGAGAAGGTGGGCCTGGTTCACGGTCTCCCGTATGTGGCCGATCGCCAGGGCTTCGCTGCCACGCTGGAGCAG GTTTATTTCGGGACGTCTCACCCGCGCTCCTACATCTCCGCCAACGTGACGGGCATCAAGTGCGTGACGGGAATGTCGTGTCTGATGAGGAAGGACGTCCTGGATCAGGCTGGCGGGCTGGTGGCGTTCGCTCAGTACATCGCAGAGGATTACTTCATGGCTAAAGCCATCGCCGACAG AGGCTGGAAGTTCTCCATGGCGACACAGGTGGCCTTGCAGAACTCTGGTTCATACTCCATTGGCCAGTTCCAGTCTCGCTTGATCAG GTGGACCAAGCTGAGGATCAACATGCTTCCTGGCACCGTGCTGGAGCCCATCTCCGAGTGCTTCCTGGCCAGCCTCATCATTGGCTGGGCCGCACATCACGTCTTCAG GTGGGACATGATGGTGTTCTTCATGTGTCATTGTCTGGCGTGGTTCTTGGCCGACTACGTCCAACTGACTGGAGTTCAG GGCGGCCCGCCGAGCTTCTCCAAGCTGGACTTTGCCGTGGCGTGGTTCATCCGGGAGTCCATGGCGGTGCAGATCTTCCTGTCGGCGCTGTGGGACCCGACCATCAGCTGGCGGACCGGCCGGTACCGGCTCCGCTGCGGCGGCACGGCCGAGGAGATTCTGGACGTCTAG